GGCCCGCCATCGTGAAGCCGGCGATCGATCGGTCGTTCGCGTTCAGGGACATGCGTGGGGTACGTTGGCGAAACCGCGTCGGTCCGGCTACTTAGCCGCTCGGAAACCGGTCGGCCTCGCGTCGCGTCGGCCCGGCGGTGTGGTGGTCACTCGTCGACGGCCTCGTCGTCGACGCCGACCGCCCGCGAGACGTCGACGTCCTCGGGTTCCTCCCGGCCGCCGACCACGAGGTCGCCGTCCTCGGTCTCGACGTAGACGTCGTCGGCGAAGCCGCCCTCGGCGTGGGGGTGTTCCGGATCGTCGAGTTTCGCGGGCGTCGACGGCGCCTCCGGAACGCCGCCCTCGGGCTCGAACTCGCCGAGGGGGTCGTCGATCGTGATCCCCCACGTCTCGAAGAAGTCGGCGTAGCGCTCGTAGTGGGCGTCGAGTTCGTCGGCGGGGATCTCCATCATCTCGGTCCAGCCGTGGTTGTAGAAGTCGAAGTTGGCCTGCAGGTGGGTGATCTCGCGGGCCTCGGCCTCCGAGTAGCCCGCGCGCAGCGCCTCGAGGTAGGCGTCCATCGTCGCGTCGAAGAAGGCGTCGAGGTGGGTCTCGCGCTCGTCGGCGCGGTCGGGGTCGGCCTTCCCGGTGAAGACCCTCGTGTGCAGGCGCACGAGACCGTACCGGGCAACAGAGCGGACGCCGGGCATTTCGAGGGCCTTCCGCGAGGCGAAGTGGCGGGCGTTCTGACGGATCTTCATACGCGTACGTGTGGACCCCACGATAAAGAGGGATTCGGCGCGTCGCCGCTCGTCTCCCGGCCCGCGATGGCGGATTCGAGCGCCTGGGCGCCGTCAGCGCTGGGACGCGCTGGGACGTGAACGCTCGCGCGTACGCGTTCGGCCGCGCCCGTTTTCGAGATAGCAACCCACTTTAACCCCCGTTACGAACGTTTCGGACATGACTGAGTACGTCATCATCGGCGACGGGATCTCGGGCAGTTCGGCCGCCGAGACGCTCCGGGAGGAGGACCCGGAGGGGTCGATCACCGTCATCACCGATGAGGGGGAGCCCCTCTACAATCGAATCCTGATCAAAGAGCACGCGAAGGGGAAACTCCCGGAGGCGCCCATCTCCATCCACGAGGAGGAGTGGTACGACGAGCGCGACATCGACCTCTCGCTCGACACCCACGTCACCCGGATCGACACCGACGAGAAGGTCGTCCACACCCACGAGGGCGAGGACATCGGCTACGACAAACTCCTGATCGCCACCGGCGGCACCCCCACACAGCTTCCGGTCCCCAACAGCGACGCCGACGGCATCCACCACTTCTGGACGTTTCAGGACGCCCGGAAGATCCGCGAGGCGGCCGAGGGCTCCGACCGGGCGGTCATCGTCGGCGCGGGCCTGCTCGGGATCGACTTCGCGGCGGTCTGTGGCGCACAGGACATCGAGGGCAAGTACCTGATGCGCGGCGACCGCTGGTGGCGCTACGCGCTCTCGGCCGACGGCGCCGAGATCATGCACGAGGGCATGCGCTCGAAGGGCGTCGAACCGGTCTTCGAGAGCGGCGTCGACGAGTTCGAGGTCGACGACGACGGCCACGTGACGGCCGCGGTCGACCCCAACGGCGACCGCTACGAGTGTGACTGGGCCGGCGTCGCCATCGGCCTGACGTTCAACACCGAGTTCCTCCGCGACAGCGACGTCGAGCAGAACAACGGCATCGTCGTCGACGAGTACATGCAGACCAGCGTCGAGGACGTCTACGCGGCCGGCGACATCACCCGCTTCTACGACGTGTTGCTCGGCGAGCAGGCCCAGAACGGCTCGTGGGGCTCCGCGAAGGAACAGGGCCGCGTCGCCGGCGTCAACATGGCCGCCGACGACGAGGCCGAGCCCTTCGAGTGGGTCTCCTCGTACTCGATCACTCACTTCGACTTCCCCTTCCTCTCCTTTGGCCACCCGACGCTGGGCGACGACCACGCCGAGCGCAAGTACTCCGACACCGAGTGGCGCCGCATCGCCTTCAAGGACGGCAAGATCGTCGGCGGCGTCCTCATCGGCGACCTCTCGCCCCAGAGCAAGTTCAAGCAACTGATGCGCGAGGGCCGCGTCGTCGCCGACCAGAAGGAGGTCCTGCTCGAGAAGTCGGTCGACCTCGACGAACTCGCGCCGACCCAGGAACAGTAACGTTCTTCTCCCGCGGTATCCCAGCCCCGAGGTCCCGTCCCGACGCGCGGACGTTCGCGTGTTCGCTCGACGTACTCGTCCCATCGGTCTCGCGTGCTCGTCTTCACCCGTTCCTGCCCTGCCGTGGTCCACTCCGCCGCGTCGCGCGGCCCGTCGTCCCGACCCGTCCAGCGGCGCCTCCGCTCCCGACGCGACGGTTCGACCGCGCCCGTCGTCGCGGCGAGTATACACGAACGTGGATAGATAGACGGGAGGTGCAGACGGGAAACTTTAACTTACCCCTGTATCTATGCTCGACCGTCCAACATGGGGGTCACAGAGTACTTCGAACTCGAAGCGCACGACACCGACGTCGGCACCGAGACGATCGCCGGCGTGACGACGTTCCTCGCGATGTCGTACATCATTCTGGTCAACCCGTTCATTCTGGCGAACGCGATCGACGTTCCCGGCTACGACCTCGTCCCGACGGTCCAGATGATCGCCATCGCGACCATCCTCGCGTCGGCCGTCGCCATCTTCGTGATGGCCTTTTACGCCAACCGGCCGTTCGGGCTGGCGCCCGGGATGGGGCTGAACGCCTTCTTCGCGTTCACGGTCGTCCTCGGCATGGGGGTCCCGTGGCAGACGGCACTCGCCGCGGTGTTCGTCGAGGGGGTCATCTTCATCGCGATCACGGCGATCGGCGCGCGCGAGGCCATCATCCGGCTGTTTCCGGAACCCGTCAAGTTCGCCGTCGGCGCGGGGATCGGCATCTTCCTGCTGTTCATCGGCCTGCAGGAGATGGCGATCGTCACCGCCGACCCGGCGACGATGGTCGCGCTCGGCCCGATCGCGCAGTCGCCCGCGGCGCTGATCGCCCTCGCCGGCCTCCTCCTGACGCTCATGCTGTGGGCGCGGGGGGTCACCGGCGCGATCATCCTCGGCATCGTCGCGACGACCGCGATGGGCTGGCTCGCCTACCTCGCGAACCTCGCGGCGCCCGCGGAGATCCTCCCGGAGGCGCTGCTCAACGAGGAGACGGGCGAACTCTCGTTCGCGGTCGTCACCTCGCCGCAGTACGACATCACGCCGCTGGTCGGCGCGTTCGTCGAGGGCCTGCGCGACGTCGACCCGGTGACGTTCGCGCTGGTCGTCTTCACGTTCTTCTTCGTCGACTTCTTCGACACCGCCGGGACGCTCATCGGCGTCTCGCAGTTCGGCGGCTTCCTCGACGAGGAGGGAAACCTGCCCGAGATGGACAAGCCGCTGATGGCCGACGCCGTCGGCACCACGTTCGGCGCGATGGTCGGCACCTCGACGGTCACGACCTACATCGAGTCCTCGACCGGCGTCGAGGAGGGCGGCCGGACCGGCCTGACGGC
The Salinilacihabitans rarus DNA segment above includes these coding regions:
- a CDS encoding DUF6149 family protein, which codes for MKIRQNARHFASRKALEMPGVRSVARYGLVRLHTRVFTGKADPDRADERETHLDAFFDATMDAYLEALRAGYSEAEAREITHLQANFDFYNHGWTEMMEIPADELDAHYERYADFFETWGITIDDPLGEFEPEGGVPEAPSTPAKLDDPEHPHAEGGFADDVYVETEDGDLVVGGREEPEDVDVSRAVGVDDEAVDE
- a CDS encoding NAD(P)/FAD-dependent oxidoreductase → MTEYVIIGDGISGSSAAETLREEDPEGSITVITDEGEPLYNRILIKEHAKGKLPEAPISIHEEEWYDERDIDLSLDTHVTRIDTDEKVVHTHEGEDIGYDKLLIATGGTPTQLPVPNSDADGIHHFWTFQDARKIREAAEGSDRAVIVGAGLLGIDFAAVCGAQDIEGKYLMRGDRWWRYALSADGAEIMHEGMRSKGVEPVFESGVDEFEVDDDGHVTAAVDPNGDRYECDWAGVAIGLTFNTEFLRDSDVEQNNGIVVDEYMQTSVEDVYAAGDITRFYDVLLGEQAQNGSWGSAKEQGRVAGVNMAADDEAEPFEWVSSYSITHFDFPFLSFGHPTLGDDHAERKYSDTEWRRIAFKDGKIVGGVLIGDLSPQSKFKQLMREGRVVADQKEVLLEKSVDLDELAPTQEQ
- a CDS encoding NCS2 family permease codes for the protein MGVTEYFELEAHDTDVGTETIAGVTTFLAMSYIILVNPFILANAIDVPGYDLVPTVQMIAIATILASAVAIFVMAFYANRPFGLAPGMGLNAFFAFTVVLGMGVPWQTALAAVFVEGVIFIAITAIGAREAIIRLFPEPVKFAVGAGIGIFLLFIGLQEMAIVTADPATMVALGPIAQSPAALIALAGLLLTLMLWARGVTGAIILGIVATTAMGWLAYLANLAAPAEILPEALLNEETGELSFAVVTSPQYDITPLVGAFVEGLRDVDPVTFALVVFTFFFVDFFDTAGTLIGVSQFGGFLDEEGNLPEMDKPLMADAVGTTFGAMVGTSTVTTYIESSTGVEEGGRTGLTALVVGVLFLVSLVAIPLIAMIPAYASFIALVVVGIIMLQGVLDIDWHDPAWAVSGGLTITVMPLTYSIANGLAAGIIAYPLIKAATGDFEDVSPGQWVIAAALVGYFYVYTSGMLG